One window of the Rhizorhabdus dicambivorans genome contains the following:
- a CDS encoding bifunctional folylpolyglutamate synthase/dihydrofolate synthase, translating to MPDHAISSHPAVQAQLDRLSLLSPGADILGLDRIARLCDRLGNPQLSLPPVLHVAGTNGKGSTCAYLRAAIEAAGLKAHVFTSPHLVRFNERIRVAGSLIEDEALATLLAEVLDVGGDIGASFFEVTTAAALLAFSRTPADACIVEVGLGGRLDATNIIPAPAACGVAQLGLDHQAFLGNTIEAIAAEKAGIAKPGVPVVTLHYPPGVADRVGATIEAAGGIWHVKGGSWDAAAYQGRLHYRDVQGKLDLPLPGLAGEHQATNAALAVAMLRHQSALDIPASALRAAMGWADWPARLQHLRGGDLVEMLPPGSELWIDGGHNPSAGRVIGDFLRGHVEADRPLHIVMGLLENKDAGGFLAAMGRLPARFHMVPVPGHDHHAPATLAEIARLAGFEASPAAGFEGALAMIAAQSTLKPPVVLIGGSLYLAGRALERNGTVLD from the coding sequence ATGCCCGACCACGCCATCTCCTCGCACCCCGCCGTCCAGGCCCAGCTCGACCGGCTTTCGCTGCTGTCGCCGGGCGCCGACATCCTCGGGCTCGACCGGATCGCGCGGCTTTGCGACCGGCTCGGCAATCCGCAGCTCTCGCTGCCGCCGGTCCTCCATGTCGCGGGAACCAACGGCAAGGGATCGACCTGCGCCTATCTGCGCGCGGCGATCGAGGCGGCGGGGCTCAAGGCGCATGTCTTCACCAGCCCGCACCTCGTCCGCTTCAACGAGCGCATCCGCGTCGCCGGCAGCCTGATCGAGGATGAAGCACTCGCTACATTGCTCGCCGAGGTGCTCGACGTCGGCGGGGATATCGGCGCCAGCTTCTTCGAGGTGACGACCGCCGCCGCGCTGCTCGCCTTCAGCCGCACACCGGCCGATGCCTGCATCGTCGAGGTCGGGCTGGGCGGCCGGCTCGACGCGACCAACATCATCCCCGCCCCCGCCGCCTGCGGCGTCGCCCAGCTCGGGCTCGACCACCAGGCCTTCCTGGGCAACACGATCGAGGCGATCGCCGCCGAGAAGGCCGGCATCGCCAAGCCGGGCGTGCCGGTCGTCACCCTCCATTATCCGCCCGGCGTCGCTGATCGGGTGGGCGCGACGATCGAGGCGGCGGGCGGCATATGGCACGTCAAGGGCGGCAGCTGGGATGCCGCCGCCTATCAGGGCCGGCTCCATTATCGCGACGTGCAGGGCAAGCTCGACCTTCCCCTGCCCGGCCTCGCCGGCGAGCATCAGGCGACCAACGCCGCGCTCGCGGTGGCGATGCTCCGGCATCAGTCGGCGCTCGACATCCCCGCCTCGGCGCTGCGCGCGGCGATGGGCTGGGCCGACTGGCCGGCGCGGCTCCAGCATCTGCGCGGCGGCGATCTGGTCGAGATGCTGCCGCCGGGATCGGAACTGTGGATCGACGGCGGGCACAACCCCTCCGCCGGCCGCGTGATCGGCGATTTCCTGCGCGGCCATGTCGAGGCCGACCGGCCGCTCCACATCGTCATGGGGCTGCTCGAGAACAAGGATGCCGGCGGCTTCCTGGCGGCGATGGGCCGATTGCCCGCCCGGTTTCACATGGTGCCGGTGCCCGGCCACGACCATCATGCCCCCGCCACCCTGGCCGAGATCGCGCGCCTCGCCGGCTTCGAAGCGTCACCGGCGGCGGGCTTCGAAGGCGCGCTGGCGATGATCGCGGCACAATCGACCCTGAAGCCGCCGGTGGTGCTGATCGGCGGCTCGCTCTACCTCGCCGGCCGCGCGCTCGAACGCAACGGGACGGTGCTCGACTGA
- a CDS encoding DUF1697 domain-containing protein, with the protein MEKTIVLLRAVNVGGRKLPMAELRDLCRADGFDDVQTYIQSGNLVLTAKSAADAEKRIEALIAKHFGFTSEAIARTARQWAAYAKGSPFADADERANRVHLGLAKEPLNRDVAQKLAERAALGEIIEVRGDALWIDFREGVGESKLLPAFINKCAGSPVTMRNWRTVLKLDEMAGN; encoded by the coding sequence ATGGAAAAGACGATCGTCCTGCTCCGAGCGGTCAATGTCGGCGGGCGCAAGCTGCCGATGGCGGAACTGCGCGACCTGTGCCGCGCCGATGGCTTTGACGATGTGCAGACCTATATCCAGAGCGGCAATCTCGTGCTGACGGCAAAGTCCGCCGCCGATGCGGAGAAACGGATCGAAGCCCTGATCGCGAAGCATTTCGGCTTCACCTCCGAGGCGATCGCGCGGACCGCGCGGCAATGGGCGGCCTATGCCAAGGGATCGCCCTTCGCCGATGCGGACGAGCGCGCCAACAGGGTGCATCTCGGCCTGGCCAAGGAGCCGCTGAACCGCGATGTCGCGCAAAAGCTGGCCGAGCGCGCGGCGCTGGGCGAGATCATCGAGGTGCGCGGCGACGCGCTGTGGATCGATTTCCGGGAAGGCGTCGGCGAATCAAAGCTGCTTCCCGCCTTCATCAACAAATGCGCGGGATCGCCGGTGACGATGCGCAACTGGCGCACCGTGCTCAAGCTCGACGAGATGGCAGGAAACTAG
- the trpA gene encoding tryptophan synthase subunit alpha has product MSSRIADTFARTRAEGRAALVTFVTGGDPSPAGTAAILDALVEGGADLIELGMPFTDPMADGPAIQRANLRALGAGTTTADLLRIAAAFRARHPSVPLVLMGYANPMLRRGPEWFAAEAKKAGVDGVICVDIPPEQDAALGPALRAAGIDPIRLATPTTDARRLPAVLDGASGFLYYVSVAGITGMQQAGQASIEEAVARFKAATDLPVAVGFGVRGPEQAEAIGRVADGVVVGSAIVDLVGEHGVNAAGPVRDFTSTLSAAVRRAAKEKAA; this is encoded by the coding sequence ATGAGCAGCCGCATCGCCGACACCTTCGCCCGCACCCGCGCCGAAGGCCGCGCCGCGCTGGTCACGTTCGTCACCGGGGGCGATCCGAGCCCGGCGGGCACCGCCGCGATCCTGGACGCGCTGGTCGAGGGCGGCGCCGACCTGATCGAGCTGGGCATGCCCTTCACCGATCCGATGGCCGACGGCCCGGCCATCCAGCGCGCCAATCTCCGCGCGCTGGGCGCCGGCACCACCACCGCCGACCTGCTGCGCATCGCCGCGGCTTTCCGCGCCCGCCACCCCTCGGTGCCGCTGGTGCTGATGGGCTATGCCAATCCGATGCTGCGGCGCGGGCCCGAATGGTTCGCGGCGGAAGCGAAGAAGGCGGGCGTCGACGGGGTGATCTGCGTCGATATCCCGCCCGAGCAGGACGCCGCGCTCGGCCCGGCCTTGCGCGCCGCCGGGATCGATCCGATCCGCCTCGCCACCCCCACCACCGATGCCAGGCGGCTGCCGGCGGTGCTCGATGGCGCCTCTGGCTTCCTCTATTATGTCTCGGTCGCCGGCATAACCGGCATGCAGCAGGCGGGCCAGGCCAGCATCGAGGAGGCCGTCGCCCGCTTCAAGGCGGCGACCGATCTGCCCGTCGCGGTCGGCTTCGGCGTGCGCGGGCCGGAGCAGGCCGAGGCGATCGGTCGGGTCGCCGACGGCGTCGTGGTCGGCTCGGCGATCGTCGATCTGGTCGGCGAGCATGGCGTGAACGCCGCCGGTCCGGTACGGGATTTCACCTCCACCCTCAGCGCCGCCGTCCGCAGGGCGGCGAAGGAGAAGGCCGCATGA
- the accD gene encoding acetyl-CoA carboxylase, carboxyltransferase subunit beta codes for MSWLNRVARKIPFIAKRESPDNLWHKCPACQQMIFAKEYEANLSVCPKCEHHGRIGPDARFDQLFDNGVFTPLPIPQVREDPLKFRDSKRYTDRIKEARAKTGEQDAFLNARGTIEGFRAVVGVQDFAFMGGSMGLAVGAAFVAGVQAAIADKCPYIVFTAAGGARMQEGILSLMQMPKTTVAIAQLREAGLPYIVVMTDPTTGGVTASYAMLGDIQISEPGALIGFAGQRVIEQTIREKLPEGFQRAEYLLEHGMLDMVVKRHDLRAELARLIDYLCPGTGKKAA; via the coding sequence ATGAGCTGGCTGAATCGAGTCGCCCGCAAGATCCCGTTCATCGCCAAGCGCGAAAGCCCGGACAATCTCTGGCACAAATGCCCGGCCTGCCAGCAGATGATCTTCGCCAAGGAATATGAGGCGAACCTGTCGGTCTGCCCGAAATGCGAGCATCATGGCCGGATCGGCCCCGACGCGCGCTTCGACCAGCTGTTCGACAATGGCGTCTTCACCCCGCTGCCGATCCCCCAGGTGCGCGAGGACCCGCTGAAGTTCCGCGATTCGAAGCGCTACACCGACCGGATCAAGGAAGCCCGCGCCAAGACCGGCGAGCAGGACGCCTTCCTCAACGCGCGCGGCACGATCGAGGGCTTCCGAGCCGTGGTCGGCGTGCAGGACTTCGCCTTCATGGGCGGATCGATGGGGCTGGCGGTGGGCGCCGCCTTCGTCGCGGGCGTGCAGGCGGCGATCGCCGACAAATGCCCCTATATCGTCTTCACGGCGGCAGGGGGCGCCCGCATGCAGGAGGGCATATTGTCCCTCATGCAGATGCCCAAGACGACCGTCGCCATCGCCCAGCTGCGCGAGGCGGGGCTGCCCTATATCGTGGTGATGACCGATCCCACCACCGGCGGCGTCACCGCATCCTATGCGATGCTGGGCGACATCCAGATCTCCGAGCCGGGCGCGCTGATCGGCTTCGCCGGCCAGCGGGTGATCGAACAGACCATCCGCGAAAAGCTGCCCGAAGGCTTCCAGCGGGCCGAATATCTGCTGGAGCACGGCATGCTCGACATGGTGGTGAAGCGCCACGACCTGCGCGCCGAACTCGCCCGGCTGATCGACTATCTCTGCCCCGGCACGGGGAAGAAGGCGGCATGA
- the fumC gene encoding class II fumarate hydratase yields the protein MSDTRTETDSFGPIEVPASAYWGAQTQRSIENFPFGPEERMPIGIVHALALVKQAAARVNRAHGLDANLADAIEAASAEVAAGRLDAHFPLVIWQTGSGTQSNMNVNEVIAGRANEALSGTRGGKAPVHPNDHVNMGQSSNDSFPTALHIAAALAVHRHLYPALDHMLAALAGKAQAWDDIVKIGRTHLQDATPLTLGHEFSGYAAQLVACRRRLEGATKGGMMKLAQGGTAVGTGLNAAPGFAEAIAAEIAELTGLPFVTAPNKFEALASNDPLVHLSGTLSTLAVALTKIANDIRLLGSGPRSGLGELILPENEPGSSIMPGKVNPTQCEMLTMVAAQVIGNHQAVTVGGLQGHLELNVFKPLIGAAVLRSITLLATGMESFTERCLDGMEPDRARIADLVGRSLMLVTALAPEIGYDNAAKIAKHAHHEGLTLKEAGLALGLIDEATFDRVVRPETMVGR from the coding sequence ATGTCCGACACCCGCACCGAGACCGACAGCTTCGGCCCGATCGAAGTCCCCGCCAGCGCCTATTGGGGCGCGCAGACCCAGCGATCGATCGAGAATTTCCCGTTCGGACCCGAGGAGCGGATGCCGATCGGCATCGTCCACGCGCTGGCGCTGGTGAAGCAGGCCGCCGCCCGGGTGAACCGCGCCCATGGCCTCGACGCGAACCTCGCCGATGCGATCGAGGCGGCATCGGCGGAGGTCGCCGCCGGCAGGCTCGACGCGCATTTCCCGCTGGTGATCTGGCAGACGGGATCGGGCACCCAATCGAACATGAACGTCAACGAGGTGATCGCCGGCCGCGCCAATGAGGCGCTGTCGGGCACGCGCGGCGGCAAGGCGCCGGTCCACCCCAATGATCACGTCAACATGGGCCAGTCGTCGAACGACAGCTTCCCGACCGCGCTGCACATCGCCGCCGCCCTCGCCGTCCACCGCCATCTCTATCCAGCGCTCGACCACATGCTCGCCGCGCTGGCCGGCAAGGCGCAGGCCTGGGACGACATCGTCAAGATCGGCCGCACCCATCTCCAGGATGCGACCCCGCTGACCCTGGGCCACGAATTCTCGGGCTATGCCGCCCAGCTGGTCGCCTGCCGCAGGCGGCTGGAGGGGGCCACCAAGGGCGGCATGATGAAGCTGGCGCAGGGCGGCACCGCGGTCGGCACCGGGCTGAACGCGGCGCCCGGTTTCGCCGAGGCGATCGCGGCGGAGATCGCCGAACTGACCGGCCTGCCCTTCGTCACCGCCCCCAACAAATTCGAGGCGCTCGCCTCCAACGACCCGCTCGTCCACCTCTCGGGCACGCTTTCGACGCTGGCGGTGGCGCTCACCAAGATCGCCAACGACATCCGCCTGCTCGGCTCGGGCCCGCGATCCGGACTCGGCGAGCTGATCCTGCCCGAGAATGAGCCCGGCAGCTCGATCATGCCCGGCAAGGTCAACCCCACCCAGTGCGAGATGCTGACGATGGTCGCGGCGCAGGTGATCGGCAACCATCAGGCGGTGACGGTCGGCGGCCTGCAGGGCCATCTCGAACTCAACGTGTTCAAGCCGCTGATCGGCGCGGCGGTGCTCCGCTCGATCACGCTGCTGGCGACGGGGATGGAGAGCTTCACCGAACGCTGCCTCGACGGGATGGAGCCCGATCGCGCGCGGATCGCCGATCTGGTCGGCCGATCGCTGATGCTGGTCACCGCGCTCGCACCGGAGATCGGCTACGACAATGCGGCGAAGATCGCCAAGCATGCCCATCATGAGGGGCTGACCCTGAAAGAGGCCGGGCTGGCGCTCGGCCTGATCGACGAGGCGACTTTCGACCGGGTGGTGCGGCCCGAGACGATGGTGGGGCGCTGA